One genomic window of Luteitalea pratensis includes the following:
- the argH gene encoding argininosuccinate lyase — MPAFAPEYVDLVLNDIFEDAKRLFLVQLRAIDYAHLVMLTERGIVSADAARLIRTGLDRIDEDQVRAVTYDGTYEDLFFYLEQTLIDVCGHEVAGRLHTARSRNDIDMTMYRMRLREALLETTAAVEELRGALTELAGRHIHTVYAAHTHTQPAQPSTVAHYLLAVIEQLGRDHQRLRAAYASVNRNPLGACAITGTGFPIDRERTSVLLGFDGPTGNTYGSIATVDYLLESTGALSVLLVGMGRVVQDLMLWCTAEFGYLRLSDGYVQCSSIMPQKRNPVALEHARALGSKALGQAQGVSIAVHNTPFGDIVDTEDDLQPLVATAFRDAIRAIRLVAGAMSQATFDTHRMASRAAQGGTTVTELADTLARTHELPFRVSHEVAAHFVAERRRAPALPLTEALATATTAVLGRTLPYTEAELHHLLSAEHFIEVRQTLGGPSPVRTTEALQAATALLDTDRAWTRRTSDLLRDASRSLRAAVEAL, encoded by the coding sequence ATGCCCGCGTTCGCCCCCGAGTACGTCGACCTCGTCCTCAACGACATCTTCGAGGACGCCAAGCGCCTCTTCCTCGTCCAGCTTCGCGCCATCGACTACGCGCACCTGGTGATGCTCACCGAGCGGGGCATCGTCTCTGCCGACGCCGCACGCCTGATCCGCACCGGGCTCGATCGCATCGACGAAGACCAGGTACGCGCGGTCACCTACGATGGCACCTACGAGGATCTGTTCTTCTACCTCGAACAGACCTTGATCGACGTCTGCGGTCACGAGGTCGCGGGTCGCCTGCACACCGCCCGCAGCCGCAACGACATCGACATGACGATGTACCGGATGCGGCTTCGGGAGGCACTGCTGGAGACCACGGCGGCAGTCGAGGAGTTGCGCGGTGCGTTGACCGAGCTTGCCGGCCGCCACATTCACACGGTGTATGCGGCGCACACGCACACCCAGCCGGCGCAGCCCAGCACGGTGGCGCACTACCTGCTGGCGGTGATCGAGCAGCTCGGTCGTGATCATCAGCGGCTGCGGGCGGCCTATGCCAGCGTCAACCGCAACCCGCTTGGCGCGTGTGCGATCACCGGCACTGGCTTCCCGATCGACCGCGAGCGCACGAGCGTGCTGCTTGGATTCGATGGACCGACCGGCAACACCTACGGCAGCATCGCGACCGTCGACTATCTCCTGGAGTCGACAGGCGCGCTGTCGGTGCTACTCGTCGGCATGGGGCGCGTGGTGCAGGACCTGATGCTCTGGTGCACCGCGGAGTTCGGGTACCTGCGGCTGTCGGACGGCTATGTGCAGTGCAGCAGCATCATGCCGCAGAAGCGCAACCCGGTGGCGCTGGAGCATGCGCGTGCACTTGGCAGCAAGGCGCTCGGGCAGGCCCAGGGCGTGTCGATCGCGGTGCACAACACGCCGTTTGGCGACATCGTGGACACCGAGGACGACCTGCAGCCGCTTGTGGCGACCGCCTTCCGAGATGCCATCAGGGCCATCCGCCTCGTCGCTGGGGCGATGTCGCAGGCCACGTTCGACACCCACAGGATGGCCTCGCGCGCGGCCCAGGGCGGCACCACGGTGACCGAACTGGCCGACACCCTGGCGCGGACGCACGAACTGCCTTTCCGCGTCAGCCACGAGGTCGCGGCGCACTTCGTGGCCGAGCGTCGTCGCGCGCCCGCGTTGCCGCTGACCGAGGCCCTCGCCACGGCGACGACTGCCGTGCTCGGCCGAACGCTTCCGTACACGGAGGCGGAACTGCACCACCTGCTCAGCGCCGAGCACTTCATCGAGGTGCGACAGACACTCGGCGGCCCTTCGCCGGTGCGCACGACCGAGGCCCTGCAGGCCGCGACCGCACTGCTCGACACCGACCGCGCCTGGACTCGCCGCACCAGCGACCTCCTCCGTGATGCGTCGCGCTCCCTTCGTGCGGCTGTCGAGGCCCTCTGA
- a CDS encoding sodium:solute symporter, which translates to MHPVDWFIIALYLGWIIWTGVQHTRGSKEIEGYFLGHRSNPWWAVGLSVMATQLSAITMVGTTGQGYMDGLRFVQFYFGLPLAMVILSVTAVPFFHRAKVYTAYEYLERRFDVKTRTLTSALFLLSRGLSCGTIISAPAVILSIIMGWNLTLTVLLIGIPTAIYTMLGGVQAVTWTDVKQMYIIIFGLMAVAIALVLGLPGDVSVGDALRVAGATGRMQAFDFRFTLSETYTFWSGLIGGLFLMLSYFGCDQSQVQRYLTARSEDEASSSLYMSAYWKIPLQVLVLLIGVLVFVFYLFNEPPMLFNPVHEARVKQSALAGRYADAEQRFSAAFATRRVAARALASADDAPARASAETTFLDSDAALRAVRKDATALVQEVTGDRTYRDVNYVFPTFVTTHLPIGLIGIVLAAIMAAAMSSIAAELNALATTTVIDFYRRLLKPDAPDAHYLTVSRIATGAWGVFTCIVALFATNLGSLIEVVNRFGSFFYGSILGVFMLAMLTRRASGTGAFVGLIGGMTLVGSVAVLRPDISFLWHNVIGAFGVVVVGLLVSLVVPVTPPASDSIA; encoded by the coding sequence ATGCATCCCGTCGACTGGTTCATCATCGCGCTGTACCTGGGCTGGATCATCTGGACCGGCGTCCAACACACACGCGGCAGCAAGGAGATCGAAGGCTACTTCCTTGGTCATCGCAGCAACCCGTGGTGGGCCGTCGGGCTCTCGGTGATGGCCACTCAGTTGAGCGCGATCACGATGGTTGGCACCACGGGGCAGGGCTACATGGACGGCCTGCGCTTCGTCCAGTTCTACTTCGGGCTGCCGCTCGCGATGGTCATCCTGTCGGTCACCGCCGTGCCGTTCTTCCACCGCGCGAAGGTCTACACGGCCTACGAGTATCTCGAGCGCCGGTTCGACGTGAAGACCCGGACACTGACGAGCGCGCTGTTCCTGCTCTCGCGCGGTCTGTCGTGCGGCACGATCATCTCGGCTCCGGCGGTGATTCTCTCGATCATCATGGGCTGGAACCTGACGCTGACGGTGTTGCTGATCGGCATTCCGACCGCCATCTACACGATGCTCGGTGGCGTCCAGGCCGTCACCTGGACCGACGTCAAGCAGATGTACATCATCATCTTCGGCCTCATGGCCGTGGCGATCGCGCTCGTGCTCGGGTTGCCGGGCGATGTCAGCGTCGGCGATGCGCTGCGCGTCGCCGGCGCCACCGGGCGCATGCAGGCCTTCGACTTCCGCTTCACGCTCAGCGAGACCTACACGTTCTGGTCGGGCCTCATCGGCGGCCTGTTCCTGATGCTGTCGTACTTCGGCTGCGATCAGAGCCAGGTGCAGCGCTATCTCACCGCCCGCTCAGAAGACGAGGCCAGCTCGTCGCTCTACATGAGCGCCTACTGGAAGATTCCACTGCAGGTCCTCGTGCTGCTCATTGGCGTGCTCGTCTTCGTGTTCTACCTGTTCAACGAGCCACCCATGCTGTTCAACCCGGTGCATGAGGCGCGGGTGAAGCAGAGCGCACTTGCCGGCCGCTATGCCGATGCCGAACAGCGGTTCTCGGCGGCGTTCGCCACTCGCCGGGTCGCCGCGCGCGCGCTCGCTTCGGCCGACGATGCGCCGGCGCGTGCGTCGGCGGAGACCACCTTTCTCGACTCGGACGCGGCACTGCGAGCGGTACGCAAGGATGCGACCGCGCTGGTACAGGAGGTGACCGGTGACCGCACCTACCGCGACGTGAACTACGTCTTTCCGACCTTCGTCACGACACACCTGCCCATCGGTCTGATCGGCATCGTGCTCGCCGCGATCATGGCCGCTGCCATGTCGAGCATCGCCGCGGAACTCAACGCGCTGGCGACGACCACCGTGATCGACTTCTACCGCCGCCTCCTGAAGCCCGATGCGCCTGACGCGCACTATCTCACCGTGTCGCGCATCGCCACAGGCGCCTGGGGTGTCTTCACCTGCATCGTCGCGCTATTTGCGACCAACCTCGGCTCGCTCATCGAGGTCGTCAACCGGTTCGGGTCCTTCTTCTACGGCTCCATCCTCGGCGTGTTCATGCTGGCCATGCTGACACGCCGCGCGTCGGGGACCGGCGCGTTCGTCGGCCTCATCGGCGGCATGACGCTCGTTGGCTCGGTCGCGGTGCTGCGACCAGACATCTCGTTCCTCTGGCACAACGTCATCGGTGCCTTCGGCGTCGTCGTGGTGGGCCTGCTCGTCAGTCTGGTCGTCCCAGTTACGCCACCCGCGTCGGATTCGATCGCGTAA
- a CDS encoding alpha/beta hydrolase family protein produces MRQVGLLQLGGLVISATLMHTAPAAASDDALDGRWIGGFANRNTVVVLDARFTGAPAPSGTLDVPQRGESGIPLRNVSQHGRSMTFEVPGIDGNLLFEGKFVTPTQVVGSVRQGLGHSSFELIKLATVGREELAGIYGTYEWAPGKVLLVAAGQEQPIYVDYESGRTGALFALGRDEYVAGPSVSTGFPVMVRLRMVRDGSDRVQRVDFERRGKSVQALRKEFYSEVPVRYGNGDVSISGSLLLPSSPAPHPAIVMIHGSGAVTRDGLRPFADHFARNGVAVLITDKRGTGLSTGRWARATFDDLAEDALAGVRYLRSRPEIQANAIGVHGMSLGGWVAPLAAVKSHDVAFVVVESAPVMTPLEHERLRVETTMRADGHRGETIAQAVAFMDQKFDVARTGDGWDRLEAAMRAGDKAGWLPYVNAPASLESLQWNWNHVFSYDPLPVLKQLDVPMLVLYGELDSVVPPKVHKARMEQAVREMGKRQVTIREFARANHGFFEAITGGRQEQPNLGSFVAGYFEVRTDWVLARAQAAQMAGAELQN; encoded by the coding sequence ATGCGACAGGTCGGTCTGCTGCAACTGGGGGGTCTGGTCATCTCCGCAACCCTGATGCACACCGCACCTGCTGCGGCGAGCGACGACGCGTTGGATGGCCGTTGGATCGGCGGGTTCGCCAACCGCAACACCGTCGTGGTGCTCGACGCGCGGTTCACCGGCGCCCCGGCGCCGAGCGGCACCCTCGATGTTCCGCAGCGCGGCGAGAGCGGCATCCCGCTCCGCAACGTGTCGCAGCATGGCCGGTCGATGACCTTCGAGGTGCCGGGGATCGATGGCAACCTGTTGTTCGAAGGCAAGTTCGTCACGCCGACGCAGGTGGTCGGCAGCGTCCGCCAGGGCCTCGGTCACAGCAGCTTCGAGCTGATCAAGCTCGCGACGGTCGGACGCGAGGAGTTGGCCGGCATCTACGGCACGTATGAATGGGCTCCAGGCAAGGTCCTCCTCGTGGCGGCGGGTCAGGAGCAACCGATCTACGTGGATTACGAGTCCGGACGGACCGGTGCACTCTTCGCGCTCGGGCGTGACGAGTACGTGGCCGGCCCGTCGGTGTCCACGGGTTTTCCCGTGATGGTGCGGCTGCGCATGGTGCGCGACGGCTCGGACCGCGTCCAGCGTGTGGATTTCGAACGGCGTGGCAAGTCCGTCCAGGCCCTGCGCAAGGAGTTCTACAGCGAGGTGCCTGTGCGCTATGGCAACGGCGACGTGAGCATCTCCGGCAGCCTCCTCCTGCCCTCCTCTCCCGCCCCGCATCCGGCCATCGTGATGATCCACGGATCGGGAGCAGTCACCCGAGATGGCCTTCGTCCCTTTGCCGATCACTTCGCGCGCAACGGCGTGGCGGTACTGATCACCGACAAGCGCGGCACCGGGCTCTCGACTGGCCGGTGGGCGCGCGCCACCTTCGACGACCTCGCGGAAGATGCACTGGCTGGCGTGCGCTACCTGCGCAGCCGTCCCGAGATCCAGGCCAACGCCATCGGCGTGCACGGCATGAGCCTCGGCGGCTGGGTGGCGCCGCTGGCCGCCGTCAAGTCGCACGACGTGGCCTTCGTGGTCGTGGAGTCGGCGCCGGTGATGACGCCGCTCGAACACGAGCGCCTGCGCGTGGAAACCACGATGCGCGCGGACGGCCACCGCGGCGAGACGATTGCCCAGGCGGTGGCCTTCATGGATCAGAAGTTCGACGTGGCCCGCACCGGCGACGGCTGGGACCGTCTCGAAGCGGCCATGCGCGCCGGCGACAAGGCCGGCTGGCTCCCGTACGTGAACGCGCCGGCGTCGCTCGAGTCATTGCAGTGGAACTGGAACCACGTCTTCTCGTACGACCCGCTGCCCGTCCTGAAGCAGCTCGACGTGCCGATGCTGGTGCTCTACGGCGAACTCGACAGCGTCGTCCCGCCCAAGGTGCACAAGGCGCGGATGGAGCAGGCCGTCCGCGAAATGGGCAAGCGCCAGGTGACCATTCGTGAGTTCGCCCGCGCCAACCATGGCTTCTTCGAGGCGATCACCGGAGGGCGCCAGGAACAGCCCAACCTCGGCAGCTTCGTGGCGGGCTATTTCGAGGTGCGTACCGACTGGGTGCTCGCCCGCGCGCAGGCGGCACAAATGGCAGGCGCGGAACTACAGAATTAG
- a CDS encoding PQQ-dependent sugar dehydrogenase — MTTRLLVAALLVMVLQATAGAQALRVAPYLAGLDQPVGLVTDPSDDHRQFVIEKPGRIRLVVDGVLQVDPILDLTTEVAPDGEQGLLGLAVDPQFATTGRIWINFTRRPDGATVIARFTRAAGTPFRFDHATRHDLRFSVSPERRFIPQPAANHNGGKLLFDSEGFLLVAMGDGGGGNDTFRTAQDANSLLGKILRLDVGVPDVRDAPLQLREDAERGYRIPPGNPFVDGIPIPARAEIWAFGVRNPWRVTLDAPALGGTGALLIGDVGQSAREEVDYEPAGLGGRNYGWPMREGTLATAGAPSDVSAAFLPLVHPIHDYPRADGITVIGGYIYRGRLLGAGFQGRYVFGDLADRLRSVRITVDEGGAVTADDVRDHTSEVGGLTGSLVSIDADAHGELYLVFLSGNIQRVTTATDGDGDGIDDAWASRFGLSGLGAAARGPFGDPDGDGITNAREYRRGSHPRGGPVANFGEGAEGFFATRFGLLNDRDTAEPVLIRFLRAGAGEVATEVVIPARRSLAVDGSAIPGLANQAFATVLEAATPLAVTRTMTWPATGQAYGSHSERGIPTPRTSWYFAEGATTAFQLFFLLGNPSTSTAHVQVDYLRQGAAAVSRTYDVPASSRLTIWVNQEPGLDRAELGAVVASLNGVAITAERAMYTRGGPTMFAAGHAAAGEPAPATRWVFAEGSTTPYFQTFLSIINPGDAPLPVQADVRLQDGSTTAAPLHFTRVVAPRARATLWLNREVSDEGVALAGQQGVSVELSAAGTFVAERAMWWPGESATWYEAHASAGFIEAPRPSWRLPGGELSPDAGGGEPDVQTYVLIANVAPTAEAVAVTVYFTDREPVAQTIQVPGNSRVSIALSDLLTALGAMPATRAHVGVTVAAASPAAQLYAEQATYGSTTHQRWARGSNNKGSP; from the coding sequence GTGACCACACGTCTTCTCGTCGCCGCCTTGCTCGTGATGGTGCTGCAGGCGACCGCCGGTGCGCAGGCGCTCCGCGTCGCCCCGTACCTGGCCGGACTCGATCAGCCGGTGGGACTGGTGACCGATCCGTCCGACGACCATCGGCAGTTCGTGATCGAGAAGCCGGGCCGCATCCGGCTTGTCGTCGACGGCGTGCTGCAGGTCGACCCAATCCTGGACCTCACCACGGAGGTGGCTCCGGATGGCGAGCAGGGACTGCTGGGGCTTGCCGTGGACCCGCAGTTTGCGACGACCGGCCGAATCTGGATCAACTTCACGCGGCGGCCCGACGGCGCCACCGTGATCGCCCGCTTCACACGAGCGGCCGGGACGCCATTCCGCTTCGATCACGCGACGCGCCACGACCTGCGTTTCTCCGTCTCACCGGAACGACGCTTCATCCCCCAGCCGGCCGCCAACCACAATGGCGGCAAGTTGCTGTTCGACTCCGAGGGCTTCCTGCTCGTCGCGATGGGCGATGGCGGCGGCGGCAACGACACGTTCCGCACGGCGCAGGATGCCAACAGCCTGCTCGGCAAGATCCTTCGGCTCGATGTCGGCGTGCCCGACGTCCGTGACGCGCCCCTCCAACTGCGCGAGGATGCGGAACGCGGCTACCGCATTCCTCCCGGCAACCCGTTCGTGGACGGCATTCCCATTCCCGCCAGGGCTGAAATCTGGGCATTCGGCGTCCGTAATCCGTGGCGCGTCACACTCGACGCCCCTGCGCTCGGCGGCACCGGCGCGCTCCTCATCGGCGACGTCGGGCAGAGTGCACGCGAGGAGGTCGACTACGAGCCGGCCGGCCTCGGCGGCCGGAACTACGGCTGGCCGATGCGTGAAGGCACGCTGGCCACTGCCGGGGCGCCGTCCGACGTGAGCGCCGCCTTCCTGCCTCTCGTCCACCCCATTCACGACTATCCGCGCGCCGATGGCATCACCGTCATCGGTGGCTACATCTACCGCGGCCGGTTGCTCGGCGCCGGCTTCCAGGGGCGCTACGTCTTCGGCGATCTGGCCGATCGACTGCGCAGCGTCCGCATCACGGTGGACGAGGGCGGTGCCGTGACGGCCGACGACGTGCGGGATCACACCAGCGAGGTGGGCGGACTCACCGGAAGCCTCGTGTCGATCGACGCAGATGCCCACGGCGAGCTGTATCTGGTGTTCCTGTCCGGCAACATCCAGCGCGTGACCACGGCGACCGACGGCGATGGCGACGGCATCGACGATGCCTGGGCCAGCCGCTTCGGCTTGAGCGGGTTGGGCGCCGCAGCGCGCGGTCCGTTCGGCGACCCGGATGGCGACGGCATCACCAACGCACGCGAATATCGGCGCGGCTCGCATCCCCGCGGTGGTCCCGTGGCCAACTTCGGCGAGGGCGCCGAAGGCTTCTTTGCGACGCGCTTCGGCCTGCTGAACGATCGCGACACGGCCGAGCCGGTCCTGATCCGGTTCCTGCGCGCCGGCGCAGGCGAGGTCGCCACCGAGGTCGTGATCCCCGCGCGGCGCAGCCTTGCCGTTGACGGCAGTGCGATCCCGGGACTGGCCAACCAGGCGTTTGCCACCGTGCTCGAAGCGGCAACGCCGCTCGCCGTCACGCGCACGATGACCTGGCCGGCCACCGGCCAAGCCTATGGCAGCCATAGTGAGCGCGGCATTCCGACGCCGCGCACGTCGTGGTATTTCGCCGAGGGGGCGACCACGGCCTTCCAGTTGTTCTTCCTGCTCGGCAATCCCTCCACTTCGACGGCCCATGTGCAGGTGGACTATCTCCGGCAGGGCGCAGCCGCCGTCTCGCGCACGTACGACGTTCCGGCCTCCTCGCGACTCACGATCTGGGTGAACCAGGAGCCGGGCCTCGATCGCGCCGAACTCGGCGCGGTGGTCGCGTCGCTGAACGGCGTCGCGATCACGGCGGAGCGCGCGATGTACACGCGCGGCGGCCCGACGATGTTTGCCGCAGGACACGCCGCGGCGGGCGAGCCCGCGCCGGCGACGCGCTGGGTGTTTGCCGAGGGATCCACGACCCCGTACTTCCAGACATTCCTGTCGATCATCAATCCCGGAGACGCTCCCTTGCCGGTCCAGGCCGACGTTCGCCTGCAGGATGGATCGACGACGGCGGCGCCGCTGCACTTCACGCGCGTCGTCGCGCCGCGCGCACGGGCGACCCTGTGGCTGAACCGCGAGGTGTCGGACGAGGGCGTTGCCCTGGCCGGCCAGCAGGGCGTGTCGGTGGAACTGAGCGCCGCCGGCACCTTCGTCGCGGAGCGCGCGATGTGGTGGCCGGGCGAATCGGCCACCTGGTACGAAGCGCATGCCTCGGCCGGCTTCATCGAAGCGCCACGGCCGTCGTGGCGGTTGCCTGGCGGTGAGTTGAGTCCGGACGCAGGCGGCGGCGAACCGGACGTGCAGACCTACGTGCTGATCGCCAACGTCGCGCCGACCGCCGAGGCGGTGGCCGTGACCGTCTACTTCACCGATCGCGAGCCCGTCGCGCAGACCATCCAGGTGCCGGGCAACAGCCGTGTGTCCATCGCGCTGTCCGACCTGCTCACGGCTCTCGGCGCGATGCCCGCCACTCGCGCGCACGTCGGCGTGACGGTCGCCGCCGCGTCACCCGCCGCGCAGCTCTACGCGGAACAGGCGACCTACGGCAGCACGACGCACCAACGCTGGGCGCGAGGCAGCAACAACAAGGGAAGCCCATAG
- a CDS encoding zinc-dependent metalloprotease, which translates to MHTYMRALLLSLFVFATASLVPPASAQTPPPATIDERTRQWTRMDGFVPMYWDDAAGRLYLEISRFDQELLYQTSLPAGLGSNPIGLDRGQMGATAVVTFQRVGPKVLLTQANYRFRALSQDAAERQAVADSFASSVLWGFKVEAVEDGRVLVDATDFLLRDAHGVGERLRSASQGAYRVDANRTAFHLPRTKAFPKNSEIETIVTFVTDGPAGELVRQVAPTGSAFTVRQHHSFVQLPDLATHTFRPRIADPRAGGIDLTFHDYASPITEPIEKHWAIRHHLQKKDPSATISEPVEPIVYYVDNGTPEPIRAALLDGARWWGAAFEAAGFRNGFQVRVLPDDADPMDLRYNMINWVHRSTRGWSYGAAVVDPRTGQILKGNVSLGSLRVRQDIMIGSGLTSLTSTDAAIQCAAGDSPDADYLADADPKTDATAMALARIRQLSAHEVGHTLGFTHNFAASTYGRASVMDYPAPMAKVTNGRIDLSDAYGVGIGAFDSFAVKYAYSQFAPGADEAAELSRLVDGATAKGMLFIADSDARPAGAAHPLASLWDNGSDPVANLKHELAVRKIALSTFDVTRIPEGQSLSLLEQKFLPIYFHHRYQVQATVKSVGGQFYTYAVRKGNAPAPAAPIIVAPDVQRAALAGVLDTLSPDVLAVPERVLALLQPPSEAFGSFNTEMFPRRTGLTFDPVSAATIAADMAISLLLHHERSARLVEFHARDTQNPGLEDVITAIAAKLKASGNLATESTAALVQRAAQQVFAQRLMDLGANDSASSDVRAIARHFVGRLPALLFPVADAPRTAAWRAHIETLTDVVKRYRERPFSPYAPQKPLPVPAGDPIGQP; encoded by the coding sequence ATGCATACCTACATGCGCGCCCTGTTGCTATCGCTGTTTGTCTTCGCCACTGCTTCCCTCGTGCCGCCGGCCAGCGCGCAAACGCCGCCACCCGCCACGATCGACGAGCGCACGCGCCAGTGGACGCGGATGGACGGCTTCGTGCCGATGTACTGGGACGATGCCGCCGGGCGCCTCTATCTCGAGATCTCCCGCTTCGACCAGGAGCTGCTCTACCAGACGTCGCTGCCGGCCGGCCTCGGCTCCAATCCGATCGGACTCGATCGCGGCCAGATGGGGGCGACGGCCGTCGTCACCTTCCAGCGAGTCGGGCCGAAGGTCCTGCTCACCCAGGCCAACTACCGGTTCCGTGCGTTGAGCCAGGACGCCGCCGAGCGCCAGGCGGTCGCCGACTCGTTCGCGAGCTCGGTCTTGTGGGGCTTCAAGGTCGAAGCCGTCGAGGATGGACGCGTGCTCGTCGATGCCACCGACTTCCTGTTGCGCGACGCGCATGGTGTCGGCGAGCGTCTGCGCAGCGCCAGCCAGGGCGCGTACCGTGTGGACGCGAACCGCACGGCTTTCCATCTGCCCCGCACCAAGGCCTTCCCGAAGAACAGCGAAATCGAGACCATCGTCACGTTCGTGACCGATGGCCCGGCGGGCGAGCTCGTCAGACAGGTGGCGCCGACGGGCTCCGCGTTCACGGTCAGGCAACATCACTCGTTCGTCCAGCTACCCGACCTGGCGACGCACACCTTCCGGCCGCGCATCGCCGATCCGCGCGCGGGGGGCATCGACCTGACGTTCCACGACTACGCCTCGCCGATTACCGAGCCCATCGAGAAGCACTGGGCCATCCGGCACCACCTGCAGAAGAAGGACCCGTCCGCCACGATCAGCGAGCCGGTCGAGCCCATCGTCTATTACGTGGACAACGGCACGCCGGAGCCGATTCGGGCGGCCCTCCTCGACGGCGCTCGCTGGTGGGGCGCGGCCTTCGAGGCCGCCGGGTTCCGCAATGGATTCCAGGTGCGGGTGCTGCCCGACGACGCCGACCCGATGGACCTTCGCTACAACATGATCAACTGGGTGCATCGATCGACGCGCGGCTGGTCGTACGGGGCGGCCGTCGTCGATCCGCGCACGGGGCAGATTCTCAAGGGCAACGTGAGCCTGGGCTCGCTACGGGTGCGACAGGACATCATGATCGGCAGCGGGCTGACGTCGCTCACCAGCACCGACGCGGCAATCCAGTGCGCGGCAGGCGATTCGCCGGATGCGGACTACCTGGCCGACGCCGATCCGAAGACCGACGCCACGGCGATGGCGCTGGCCCGAATCCGGCAGCTCTCGGCACACGAGGTCGGACACACGCTCGGCTTCACGCACAACTTCGCGGCCAGCACGTACGGCCGCGCGTCGGTGATGGACTACCCCGCACCGATGGCGAAGGTCACCAACGGCAGGATCGATCTCTCCGACGCGTACGGCGTCGGCATCGGTGCCTTCGACAGCTTCGCGGTGAAATACGCCTACAGCCAGTTCGCGCCAGGCGCCGACGAGGCCGCCGAACTCTCGCGACTGGTCGACGGGGCCACCGCGAAGGGCATGCTGTTCATCGCCGACAGCGACGCCAGGCCCGCGGGCGCCGCGCACCCGCTTGCCAGCCTGTGGGACAACGGCAGCGATCCGGTGGCGAACCTGAAGCACGAGCTCGCGGTGCGCAAGATCGCGTTAAGCACCTTCGACGTCACCCGCATCCCCGAGGGCCAGTCACTCAGCTTGCTCGAGCAGAAGTTCCTGCCAATCTACTTCCACCACCGTTACCAGGTGCAGGCGACGGTGAAGTCGGTGGGCGGGCAGTTCTATACATACGCGGTGCGCAAGGGCAACGCGCCCGCGCCAGCGGCACCAATCATCGTCGCGCCCGACGTGCAGCGGGCCGCGCTGGCTGGGGTGCTCGACACGCTGTCGCCCGACGTGCTGGCGGTGCCAGAACGGGTGCTGGCCTTGCTCCAGCCGCCGAGCGAGGCGTTCGGCAGCTTCAACACCGAGATGTTCCCGCGGCGCACAGGGCTCACCTTCGATCCCGTCTCGGCCGCGACCATCGCCGCCGACATGGCGATCTCGCTCCTGCTCCACCATGAACGTTCCGCACGCCTCGTCGAGTTCCACGCGCGCGACACGCAGAACCCCGGGTTGGAAGACGTCATCACCGCGATCGCGGCGAAGCTGAAGGCAAGCGGCAACCTGGCCACGGAATCGACCGCGGCCCTGGTGCAGCGGGCCGCGCAGCAGGTGTTCGCGCAGAGGCTGATGGATCTCGGGGCCAACGACTCGGCCTCGAGCGACGTGCGCGCGATTGCGCGTCACTTCGTCGGCCGCCTGCCGGCGCTGCTGTTCCCTGTCGCCGATGCACCACGCACGGCCGCGTGGCGTGCACACATCGAGACGCTCACCGACGTCGTGAAGCGCTACAGGGAGCGCCCGTTCTCGCCCTACGCCCCGCAGAAGCCGCTGCCGGTGCCGGCCGGTGATCCGATCGGGCAGCCTTAG